In Pseudomonas fluorescens, a genomic segment contains:
- a CDS encoding fimbrial protein: MTCWQQRALLALWSLGLCSGASANLTFSGTLNEPPPCTIDAGNTIEVDFGDVGIKRVDGVKYRRGVGYTISCGADTLPWQLKLSVNGTATAYDRSAVQTSVPALGIRIYQNNLPFQLNTPLDISLSSPPVLEVVPVKQPGATLLPARFAAVATLLAEYE; encoded by the coding sequence ATGACATGTTGGCAGCAGCGAGCGTTGCTCGCCTTGTGGTCGCTCGGCCTTTGCAGTGGTGCATCGGCCAACCTGACGTTCAGCGGAACGCTGAATGAGCCCCCGCCGTGCACGATTGATGCGGGCAACACGATTGAAGTCGATTTTGGCGATGTCGGAATAAAGCGGGTCGACGGGGTGAAATACCGCAGAGGGGTGGGTTACACCATCAGCTGTGGCGCCGACACGCTTCCCTGGCAACTGAAGCTGAGTGTCAACGGTACGGCAACGGCTTATGACCGCTCAGCGGTGCAGACCAGTGTGCCGGCGTTGGGCATTCGGATTTATCAGAACAACCTGCCATTTCAACTCAATACGCCATTGGATATCAGCCTGTCGTCACCGCCGGTATTGGAAGTGGTGCCTGTCAAACAGCCCGGCGCGACCCTGCTTCCCGCAAGGTTTGCCGCGGTGGCCACGCTATTGGCTGAATACGAGTAG
- a CDS encoding fimbrial protein, which translates to MGHERVHRAWPCAGLVLLLTLGLMPQGHAADNLRFKGNLVEEACTIRPGDEAITLELWDVTSKHLYINTRTQGRGFKLHLEDCDTTIGNTVTITFGGRENAELPGLFALDGGSGASGIGIGLETPSNKPLPLNTVSDEHRLSNGSNVIELKAYVQGEPKAIRDQTIGHGAYRVTSTFTLDYP; encoded by the coding sequence ATGGGACATGAACGCGTTCATAGGGCTTGGCCATGTGCCGGGCTGGTATTACTGCTGACCTTGGGCCTGATGCCCCAGGGGCATGCGGCGGACAACCTGAGGTTCAAGGGCAATCTGGTTGAAGAGGCCTGCACGATCCGTCCGGGTGATGAGGCCATCACGCTGGAACTCTGGGACGTTACCAGCAAGCACCTTTATATCAACACACGTACACAGGGCCGGGGGTTCAAGCTGCACCTGGAGGACTGCGACACCACGATTGGCAACACGGTCACCATCACATTTGGCGGCAGAGAAAACGCCGAGCTCCCCGGATTGTTCGCGCTGGATGGTGGAAGTGGTGCCTCCGGTATCGGGATCGGTTTAGAGACGCCGAGCAACAAGCCTTTGCCCCTGAACACCGTCAGTGACGAACACCGGCTGAGTAATGGCAGCAACGTGATTGAACTCAAGGCCTATGTGCAGGGAGAGCCTAAGGCCATCAGGGATCAAACCATCGGGCATGGTGCGTACCGGGTGACCTCGACTTTTACCCTGGA